A region of Leclercia adecarboxylata DNA encodes the following proteins:
- the yebS gene encoding membrane integrity lipid transport subunit YebS, translating into MALKSPKITPTKKITVHTVGDALPRAHYQRCPQCDTLFTLPKMKSYQSAFCPRCNAKIRDGRDWSLTRLAAMAVTMMLLMPFAWSEPLLRLHLLGVRIDANLLQGIWQMTRQGDPLTASMVLFCTVGAPVVLVAAIAYLWLGNILGMNLRPVLLMLEKLKEWVMLDIYLVGIVVASIKVQDYAYLQPGGGLFAFIALVILSVLTLIHLNVEQLWERFYPQRPATRYNPELRVCLGCHYTGLPDARGRCPRCHIPLRVRRHNSLQKCWAALIASLVFLIPANLLPISVIYVNGGRQEDTIMSGIVSLAHSNIAVAAVVFIASILVPFTKVVVMFTLLVSIHFKCEQGLRTRILLLRFVTWIGRWSMLDLFVISLMMSLINRDQLLAFTMGPAAFYFGTAVILTILSVEWLDSRLLWDAHESGNASFAD; encoded by the coding sequence ATGGCTCTTAAATCACCGAAAATAACGCCGACGAAAAAAATCACCGTGCATACGGTCGGCGATGCGCTGCCTCGTGCACATTATCAGCGTTGCCCGCAATGCGATACGCTTTTTACGTTGCCAAAGATGAAATCATACCAAAGTGCTTTCTGCCCGCGCTGCAACGCAAAAATTCGCGACGGCCGTGACTGGTCACTGACCCGGCTGGCGGCGATGGCGGTCACTATGATGCTGCTGATGCCCTTCGCCTGGAGCGAGCCGCTGCTGCGCCTGCACCTGCTGGGCGTGCGCATTGATGCCAACCTGTTACAGGGGATCTGGCAGATGACCCGCCAGGGCGATCCCCTTACGGCCTCGATGGTCCTGTTCTGTACCGTCGGCGCGCCGGTGGTGCTGGTGGCGGCTATCGCCTACCTGTGGCTCGGCAATATCCTGGGAATGAACCTGCGCCCGGTACTCCTGATGCTTGAGAAGCTCAAGGAGTGGGTGATGCTGGATATCTACCTGGTGGGGATTGTTGTCGCCTCCATCAAAGTGCAGGACTACGCTTACCTGCAGCCGGGCGGCGGTCTGTTTGCGTTTATTGCGCTGGTGATCCTGAGCGTGCTGACGCTTATTCACCTGAACGTGGAGCAGCTCTGGGAACGCTTTTACCCCCAGCGCCCCGCCACCCGCTACAACCCCGAACTGCGCGTCTGTCTTGGCTGTCACTATACCGGACTGCCCGACGCGCGCGGTCGCTGCCCACGCTGCCATATCCCCCTGCGCGTGCGGCGGCATAACAGTCTGCAAAAATGCTGGGCGGCGCTGATCGCCTCGCTGGTGTTTCTTATTCCGGCCAACCTGCTGCCTATCTCGGTGATTTACGTCAACGGTGGACGGCAGGAGGATACCATCATGTCGGGCATCGTCTCGCTGGCGCACAGCAATATCGCCGTAGCGGCGGTGGTGTTTATCGCCAGTATTCTGGTGCCCTTTACCAAAGTGGTGGTGATGTTTACCCTGCTCGTCAGCATTCATTTTAAATGTGAACAGGGGCTGAGAACCCGCATACTGTTGTTGCGTTTCGTTACCTGGATTGGCCGCTGGTCAATGCTGGATCTGTTTGTTATTTCGTTGATGATGTCGCTGATCAATCGCGATCAGCTCCTTGCTTTTACTATGGGACCCGCAGCGTTCTATTTCGGCACTGCGGTGATTTTGACTATTCTTTCAGTGGAATGGCTGGATAGCCGCTTACTTTGGGATGCACATGAGTCAGGAAACGCCAGCTTCGCCGACTGA
- a CDS encoding GAF domain-containing protein translates to MNKTEFYTDLNRDFQALMAGETSFLATLANTSALLFERLSDVNWAGFYLLEGETLVLGPFQGKLACVRIPVGRGVCGTAVAQNQVQRVDDVHAFDGHIACDSASNAEIVLPLKVNNQIIGVLDIDSTVFNRFTADDEQGLRELVANLENVLAATDYHKFFASVAG, encoded by the coding sequence ATGAACAAAACAGAATTCTACACGGATCTAAACCGTGACTTTCAGGCATTGATGGCAGGTGAAACCAGTTTCTTAGCCACTCTGGCGAATACCAGCGCATTACTTTTTGAGCGTCTTTCCGATGTGAACTGGGCCGGTTTTTATCTGCTGGAAGGTGAAACCTTAGTACTCGGACCCTTCCAGGGCAAGCTCGCCTGCGTGCGTATTCCGGTCGGGCGCGGCGTATGCGGCACCGCGGTGGCGCAAAATCAGGTGCAGCGTGTGGATGACGTTCACGCGTTCGACGGGCACATCGCCTGCGACAGCGCCAGCAACGCTGAAATCGTCCTTCCTCTGAAAGTAAACAATCAGATTATTGGTGTTCTGGACATCGACAGCACTGTCTTTAATCGCTTTACAGCCGATGATGAACAGGGGCTGCGCGAGCTGGTGGCGAATCTTGAAAACGTTCTCGCCGCGACCGATTATCACAAATTCTTTGCGAGCGTCGCAGGATAA
- the prc gene encoding carboxy terminal-processing peptidase yields MNTFFKLTALAGLFAITGHAFAVDEITRVDQIPVLKEETQHATVSERVTSRFTRSHYRQFDLDQAFSTKIFDRYLNLLDYSHNVLLASDVEQFAKKQTQVGDELRSGKLDLFYDLYNLSQKRRFERYQYALKVLERPMDFTGNDTFNLDRSKSPWPKDEAELNQLWDSKVKYDELSLKLTGKDEKEIRETLTRRYKFAIRRLAQTNSEDVFSLAMTAFAHEIDPHTNYLSPRNTEQFNTEMSLSLEGIGAVLQMDDDYTVINSMVAGGPAAKSKAISVGDRIVGVGQPGQNMVDVIGWRLDDVVALIKGPKGSKVRLEILPAGKGTKTRIVTLTRERIRLEDRAVKMSVKTVGKDKVGVLDIPGFYVGLTDDVKVQLQKLEKQNVKSVIIDLRTNGGGALTEAVSLSGLFIPSGPVVQVRDNNGKVREDADTDGVVYYKGPLVVLVDRFSASASEIFAAAMQDYSRALIVGEPTFGKGTVQQYRSLNRIYDQMLRPEWPALGSVQYTIQKFYRVNGGSTQRKGVTPDIIMPTGTEETETGEKFEDNALPWDSVNAATYVKSGDMTQFGPALLKQHDDRIAKDPEFQYIVKDIARFNALKAKRNIVSLNYAQRLKENEEDDATRLARINDRFKREGKPVLKKLDDLPKDYQEPDPYLDETVKIAIDLAKLEKDKPAGNPAPAK; encoded by the coding sequence ATGAACACATTTTTTAAGCTCACCGCGCTGGCTGGCCTGTTTGCAATAACAGGCCACGCTTTCGCTGTGGACGAGATTACGCGTGTCGATCAGATTCCGGTTCTGAAGGAAGAGACTCAGCACGCGACGGTCAGTGAGCGCGTCACGTCGCGCTTCACCCGTTCGCACTATCGCCAGTTCGATCTCGACCAGGCCTTTTCGACAAAGATTTTCGACCGCTACCTGAACCTGCTGGACTACAGCCATAACGTCCTGCTGGCGAGCGATGTCGAACAGTTTGCCAAAAAGCAGACCCAGGTTGGGGATGAGTTACGCAGCGGCAAGCTGGACCTGTTCTACGACCTGTATAACCTGTCGCAGAAACGCCGTTTTGAGCGCTATCAGTACGCGCTTAAGGTGCTTGAACGTCCAATGGACTTCACGGGTAACGACACCTTTAATCTTGACCGCAGTAAGTCGCCGTGGCCAAAAGATGAAGCCGAGCTGAATCAGCTGTGGGACAGCAAAGTTAAATACGACGAGCTGAGCCTCAAACTCACCGGTAAAGATGAGAAAGAGATCCGCGAAACGCTAACCCGCCGCTACAAATTTGCCATTCGTCGCCTGGCCCAGACCAACAGTGAAGATGTCTTCTCGCTGGCGATGACGGCCTTCGCGCACGAAATCGATCCGCACACCAACTATCTCTCTCCGCGCAACACCGAGCAGTTCAACACCGAGATGAGCCTCTCCCTTGAAGGGATCGGCGCAGTGCTGCAGATGGATGACGATTACACCGTCATCAACTCCATGGTTGCCGGTGGCCCGGCGGCCAAGAGCAAGGCGATTAGCGTAGGCGATCGCATTGTCGGTGTCGGTCAACCAGGCCAGAACATGGTTGATGTGATCGGCTGGCGTCTGGATGATGTGGTTGCCCTGATCAAAGGGCCAAAAGGCAGCAAAGTCCGTCTGGAAATTCTGCCTGCTGGTAAAGGCACCAAGACCCGTATCGTTACCCTGACCCGCGAGCGTATCCGTCTGGAAGACCGCGCGGTGAAGATGTCGGTGAAAACCGTGGGTAAAGACAAAGTTGGCGTGCTGGATATTCCTGGTTTCTACGTGGGCCTGACGGACGACGTCAAAGTCCAGCTGCAGAAACTTGAAAAACAGAACGTTAAGAGCGTGATTATCGATCTGCGTACCAACGGCGGCGGCGCCCTGACCGAAGCGGTTTCGCTTTCCGGTCTGTTTATCCCGTCCGGACCGGTGGTACAGGTGCGCGACAACAACGGTAAAGTGCGTGAAGACGCGGATACCGATGGCGTTGTGTACTATAAAGGCCCGCTGGTGGTGCTGGTCGATCGCTTCAGTGCCTCGGCGTCGGAGATCTTTGCCGCCGCGATGCAGGATTACAGCCGTGCATTGATTGTTGGCGAACCGACGTTCGGTAAAGGTACGGTGCAGCAGTACCGCTCCCTGAACCGCATTTACGATCAGATGCTGCGTCCGGAATGGCCAGCGCTGGGCTCGGTCCAGTACACCATTCAGAAGTTCTACCGCGTGAATGGCGGCAGTACCCAGCGGAAAGGCGTGACCCCGGATATCATCATGCCGACGGGTACCGAAGAGACGGAAACCGGTGAGAAGTTCGAAGACAACGCGTTGCCGTGGGATAGCGTGAACGCTGCCACCTACGTGAAGTCGGGCGACATGACCCAGTTTGGTCCGGCGCTGCTGAAGCAGCACGACGACCGCATCGCTAAAGATCCGGAGTTCCAGTACATCGTCAAGGATATTGCCCGTTTCAATGCCCTGAAGGCGAAACGCAATATCGTCTCTCTGAATTACGCGCAGCGTCTGAAAGAGAACGAAGAGGATGATGCGACACGTCTGGCGCGTATCAACGACCGCTTCAAACGTGAAGGTAAGCCAGTCCTTAAAAAGCTGGATGACCTGCCGAAGGATTACCAGGAGCCGGATCCGTATCTCGATGAGACGGTGAAAATCGCCATCGACCTGGCGAAACTGGAAAAAGACAAGCCTGCCGGTAACCCCGCTCCGGCAAAATAA
- a CDS encoding PqiB family protein, which yields MSQETPASPTEARVKTKRRISPFWLLPVIALMIAGWLIWTSYEDRGNTVTIDFQSADGIVAGRTPVRFQGVEVGTVQDISLDKNLNKIEVRVSIKSDMKDALRDETQFWLVTPKASLAGVSGLDALVGGNYIGMMPGKGEPKDHFTALDTQPKYRLNNGDLMIHLHAQDLGSLNSGSVVYFRKIPVGRVYDYAITPNKQGVVIDVLIERRFTSLVKKGSRFWNVSGVDADLSLSGAKVKLESLAALVNGAIAFDSPEGSEPATQEDDFGLYKDLAHSQRGVIVKLTLPSADGLKEDSTPLMYQGLQVGQLTKMTLNPGGLVTGEMTVDPSVVDLLRKNTRIELRSPKLSLSNPSVSSLLTGSTFELIPGGGEPINQFVIAPADKALLQKPGVITVKLNAPESYGIDAGQPLILHGVQIGQVLERTLTSKGVSFEVAIDPQYRELVHGDSKFVVNSRVDVKVGLDGVEFLAASASEWISGGIRILPGDKGAMRDSYPLYANLDKALENSLSDLPTTTLTLVADTLPDVQAGSVVLYRKFEVGEVILVRPRANAFDIELHIKPEYRKLLTSNSVFWAEGGAKVQLNGSGLTVQASPLSRALRGAISFDNLSGASASQRKGDKRILYPSETAARAVGGQITLHAFDAGKLAEGMPIRYLGIDIGQIQNLKLITARNEVQATAVLYPEYVENFARAGTRFSVITPQISAAGVEHLDTILQPYINVEPGQGKARRDFELQEATITDSRYLDGLSIVVEVPDAASLAIGTPVLFRGMEVGTVTGLTLGTLSDRVMVALRISDRYQHLVRNNSVFWLASGYSLDFGLTGGVVKTGTFNQFIRGGIAFATPPGTPLAPKSQPGKHFLLQESEPKEWRNWGTALPR from the coding sequence ATGAGTCAGGAAACGCCAGCTTCGCCGACTGAAGCGCGAGTTAAAACAAAACGTCGTATTTCGCCATTCTGGTTACTGCCGGTTATCGCTCTGATGATCGCCGGTTGGTTAATCTGGACCAGCTACGAGGATCGCGGCAATACCGTCACTATCGATTTCCAGAGCGCCGACGGCATTGTGGCAGGCCGTACGCCGGTGCGTTTTCAGGGGGTTGAAGTAGGGACCGTCCAGGATATCTCACTGGATAAGAACCTCAATAAAATCGAGGTTCGCGTTAGCATCAAATCCGATATGAAAGATGCCCTGCGCGATGAGACGCAGTTCTGGCTGGTTACGCCCAAAGCTTCGCTGGCGGGTGTTTCCGGTCTGGATGCGCTGGTCGGGGGTAACTACATCGGCATGATGCCAGGTAAAGGTGAACCAAAGGATCACTTCACCGCCCTGGATACGCAGCCGAAATACCGGCTCAACAATGGCGATCTGATGATCCATCTGCACGCACAGGATCTGGGCTCGTTGAACAGCGGTTCGGTGGTCTATTTCCGTAAGATCCCCGTCGGTCGGGTTTATGACTACGCCATCACCCCTAACAAGCAGGGAGTGGTCATCGACGTGCTGATCGAACGACGCTTTACCTCGCTGGTGAAAAAAGGCAGCCGCTTCTGGAATGTGTCCGGCGTGGATGCCGACCTGAGCCTGAGCGGTGCCAAAGTGAAGCTGGAGAGCCTGGCGGCGCTGGTGAACGGGGCTATCGCCTTCGATTCACCGGAAGGTTCTGAGCCCGCCACCCAGGAAGATGATTTTGGCCTGTATAAAGATCTGGCCCACAGCCAGCGCGGCGTGATTGTGAAGCTCACCCTCCCCTCTGCGGATGGTCTGAAGGAAGACTCCACCCCGCTGATGTATCAGGGATTACAGGTTGGGCAGCTCACCAAAATGACCCTTAACCCTGGCGGCCTGGTCACCGGTGAGATGACCGTTGACCCGAGCGTGGTCGATCTGCTGCGCAAAAACACGCGCATCGAATTGCGTTCGCCAAAACTGTCGCTGAGCAACCCCAGCGTCAGCAGCCTGCTGACCGGCAGCACTTTTGAACTGATCCCCGGCGGCGGCGAACCGATAAATCAGTTTGTGATCGCCCCGGCCGATAAGGCGCTGCTGCAAAAACCCGGCGTCATCACCGTCAAACTCAACGCACCGGAAAGCTACGGTATCGACGCCGGTCAGCCGCTGATCCTGCACGGCGTGCAGATTGGCCAGGTGCTTGAGCGCACCTTAACCAGCAAAGGCGTCAGCTTTGAGGTGGCGATCGATCCGCAGTACCGCGAGCTGGTGCATGGCGACAGCAAATTCGTGGTCAACAGCCGGGTGGATGTCAAAGTCGGGCTCGACGGCGTCGAGTTCCTGGCGGCCAGCGCCAGCGAATGGATCAGCGGCGGGATACGTATCCTGCCGGGTGACAAAGGCGCCATGCGCGACAGCTATCCGCTGTATGCCAACCTCGATAAAGCTCTGGAAAACAGCCTGAGCGATCTGCCGACCACCACCCTCACGCTGGTGGCCGACACCCTGCCGGACGTGCAGGCAGGTTCGGTGGTGCTGTATCGCAAATTCGAGGTGGGTGAAGTGATTCTGGTTCGCCCGCGCGCCAATGCCTTTGATATCGAACTGCACATCAAGCCGGAATACCGCAAGCTGCTTACCAGCAACAGCGTGTTCTGGGCCGAAGGCGGGGCCAAAGTGCAGCTTAACGGCAGCGGCCTGACGGTGCAGGCCTCTCCGCTCTCCCGCGCCCTGCGCGGGGCCATCAGCTTTGACAACCTGAGCGGGGCGAGCGCCAGCCAGCGTAAAGGCGACAAACGGATCCTCTACCCTTCCGAAACCGCAGCCCGTGCGGTGGGCGGCCAGATCACCCTGCATGCTTTTGATGCGGGTAAGCTCGCCGAAGGGATGCCGATACGCTATCTGGGGATTGATATCGGGCAGATCCAGAACCTGAAGCTGATCACCGCCCGCAACGAAGTGCAGGCCACGGCGGTGCTGTATCCGGAATATGTCGAAAACTTCGCCCGCGCCGGGACGCGTTTCTCGGTGATCACCCCGCAGATTTCCGCGGCAGGCGTTGAGCATCTCGATACCATTCTCCAGCCTTATATCAACGTCGAACCCGGCCAGGGCAAGGCGCGCCGCGACTTCGAACTGCAGGAGGCGACTATCACCGATTCACGCTATCTCGATGGCCTGAGCATCGTGGTGGAGGTGCCGGATGCGGCGTCGCTCGCCATCGGTACGCCGGTGCTGTTCCGCGGCATGGAAGTGGGTACGGTGACCGGGCTGACGCTGGGGACGCTCTCCGACAGGGTGATGGTGGCCCTGCGTATCAGCGATCGCTATCAGCATCTGGTGCGTAACAACTCGGTGTTCTGGCTGGCGTCCGGTTATTCGCTGGACTTTGGTCTGACCGGCGGCGTGGTGAAAACCGGGACCTTTAATCAGTTTATCCGCGGCGGTATTGCCTTCGCGACGCCGCCGGGTACCCCGCTGGCGCCGAAATCCCAGCCCGGCAAGCACTTCCTGCTGCAGGAGAGCGAGCCGAAAGAGTGGCGCAACTGGGGAACCGCCCTGCCACGCTAA
- the proQ gene encoding RNA chaperone ProQ: MENQPKLNSSKEVIAFLAERFPQCFSAEGEARPLKIGIFQDLVERVEGEMNLSKTQLRSALRLYTSSWRYLYGIKAGATRVDLDGNPCGVLDEQHVEHARKQLEEAKARVQAQRAEQQAKKREAAAANGQEEAPRRERKPRPAPRRKENTERKPRAEQPAAKAPRAPREEPRHTPVSDITALSVGQSLKVKAGNNAMDATVLEITKDGVRVQLTSGLSMIVRAEHLLF; the protein is encoded by the coding sequence ATGGAAAATCAACCTAAGTTGAATAGCAGTAAAGAAGTTATCGCGTTTTTGGCCGAACGTTTTCCTCAATGTTTTAGTGCCGAAGGCGAAGCTCGTCCCCTGAAAATTGGTATTTTTCAGGATCTGGTAGAGCGTGTTGAAGGTGAGATGAACCTCAGCAAAACCCAACTCCGCTCCGCCTTACGTCTTTATACTTCGAGCTGGCGTTACCTTTACGGTATCAAAGCGGGCGCGACGCGTGTTGATCTCGATGGCAACCCTTGTGGTGTGCTGGATGAGCAGCATGTTGAGCATGCCCGTAAGCAGCTTGAAGAAGCCAAAGCGCGAGTTCAGGCTCAGCGTGCTGAACAGCAGGCTAAAAAACGCGAAGCAGCCGCGGCCAATGGCCAGGAAGAAGCGCCTCGCCGTGAACGCAAGCCACGTCCTGCACCGCGTCGTAAAGAGAATACCGAGCGTAAGCCACGTGCTGAGCAACCGGCGGCAAAAGCCCCGCGTGCGCCTCGTGAAGAGCCGCGCCACACTCCGGTTTCTGACATCACCGCCCTGAGCGTGGGTCAGTCTCTGAAGGTAAAAGCGGGTAACAATGCTATGGATGCCACCGTACTGGAAATCACCAAAGATGGCGTTCGTGTACAGCTGACTTCTGGTCTGTCAATGATTGTACGCGCAGAACACTTGTTGTTCTAA